The Bacteroidota bacterium DNA segment GAGCACAGGCGCAAGCACTGCTTCCATTTCTGTTACTCCCACTGCAAGTTCTTCTTATTCGGTTACCGCTACAGATGGAAACGGATGTTCGGCATCAACTTCTGCAATGATTACACCGAATCCCCTGCCAATGATTTCCATTTCCGGAAAAGATACCATCCGCGAAGGAAAGAGCGTTGAACTGATTGCCAATGGCGGAACTTCTTATTCGTGGTGGACAAAAGATTCCATGTTCAACAACAACACCAATGATTTGGTTGTGTATGCAAGCGGAACCTATTATGTAAAAGGAACTGACCTTAATGGCTGTTCGGCAACCGACAGTATTACCATTTATCCTGAAAATCCGGACGTGGTCACAGTTTCCGGATTCATCATCACTCCGAATGACGATGGTAAAAATGACTTCCTGTGGATAGATAATGTTTCTGAATATCAAAACTGCGATGTGAAAATTTTTAACTCGTGGAATGCGCAGGTGTTCAACATAACCGGCTACAATAACAAAGATGTGGTATGGAAAGGAACAAACGCAAGCGGAGCACCGCTGCCGGCTGGCGCTTATTATTACATTATTCAATGCGATGACAAACCCACGGTGAAAGGAAATATTAATATTCTCAGATAAAAAATATTTACGATGATACACAGAATTTTACTTTTCGCTTCCGGCTTCTGGCTTCTGGCTTCTGGCGGTTTCGCGCAGCAACTTCCGCTGAGCAATCAATATACCGTCAACAAATTTGCGCTCTCACCTGCCTATGCGGGAACCGGAGATGCGTTTGAAATTTTCGGAACCTACCGGAAGGACTGGGCAAACGTAGCAGCGGCTCCGGAATACAAAGTGATTTCTGCAAACGGAATGTGCTGCAAAAACATGGGCTTTGGCGGAATGATTGCCAGCCAGAAAGCAGGCATCTTCGAAAATCTTTCCGCATCGGCAAGTTATGCGTATCACGCAAAACTTTCGGGAGAACATATTTTAAGTTTTGGACTTTCGCTGGGTTTATTGGAAAGTCACATTAATCTTGCCGGAGCAGCCGGACAAATGGACGACCCGGTGGTGCTGAACAATGCGAATGTAAATTCAATGGTGTTCGATACCGGCTTTGGAATTTTATACCGCTTCAAAAATTTGCACGCAGGAATTTCTCTTCCGAGAATGCTTAGCAGTAAAATAAAAAATTCGGAAGGCACAGCTGTTTATACACTTGCCGCGCAGCAGCAGTTCAACATCGGATATAAATATTCCATCAACAAAGATTGGGTGATTGACCCGCTTGTAAAAGTTTCGATGGTGAAAAATGTTCCTGCATTTTATGAAGTTGCCATTCCGGTTATCTATAAAAATACGATTTGGGTTGCGCCCATCTATAAAAAAACTTCCATGGCATTTGGCCTTGGCGGAAAGCCCTACGATAATTTTATTGCTCAGTACTCTTATGAATTTTCTTCCAGCGGAATTATGGGTCAATCGGGCGGCACGCATGAAATCACCATCGGGTGGAGAATGCATGCGAAGAAAAAATCGGAAGTGCCCGCGCCCGATAAAAAGAAACCTTACTTCGACTGGATTCTGAAATAGATTATGAATTACAAGTTGCAGGTTACAGGTTGCAAATTCTTTCATGCAGTTTTACTTTTTACTTTTTCATTTTTAATTTTTAATTCGGGATTCTCACAAAATCCTATCCCCGCTCCTGCGCAAACAAAAAGTATTTTGCTGATGAATGGCATTGCGCACATCGGAAACGGAAAAGTGATTGAGAACTCTGCTATTGGTTTTAAGGATGGAAAAATAATTTTGATTGCTGACGCGACAACCATTCGTCTTCAATCGGGCGCATACGATACGACAATTAATATTCAAGGCAAACATGTTTATCCCGGAATCATTGCAGCAAACTCCACGCTTGGCTTAGCAGAAATCGGAGCCGTGCGCGCCACGCTCGATTATTCCGAAACCGGAAATTATAATCCGCATGTTCGAAGCGTGACTTCTTACAACAGCGATTCAAAAATTCCTCCAACTGCACGCCCAAACGGAATCCTCATAGCGCAAATTACTCCGCGCGGAGGAGTTGTTTCAGGAACTTCTTCCATTCTCGAACTCGATGGGTGGAACTGGGAAGATATGGCGATGAAAACTGATGATGGCATTCACCTCAACTGGCCCAAAATGTTCAAGCGCGACTGGGAAAAAAGCGAAGATGCAAATGAAATTGCCCCGCTGAAAAAAAGCGATGACTATGACAAGCAGAAAAATGAAATGAAAAAATTCTTCACTGATGCGAAAGCATACAGCGAAATTATTCCTTCAGAAAAAAATCTGCGGCTTGAAGCCATGAAGGGAGTTTTCTCCGAAGCAAAAACTCTTTTCATTCACGTTAGTTACGTAAAAGAAATCGAGGATGCAGTTCATTTCGCCAAAGAAAACGGAGT contains these protein-coding regions:
- a CDS encoding PorP/SprF family type IX secretion system membrane protein, producing MIHRILLFASGFWLLASGGFAQQLPLSNQYTVNKFALSPAYAGTGDAFEIFGTYRKDWANVAAAPEYKVISANGMCCKNMGFGGMIASQKAGIFENLSASASYAYHAKLSGEHILSFGLSLGLLESHINLAGAAGQMDDPVVLNNANVNSMVFDTGFGILYRFKNLHAGISLPRMLSSKIKNSEGTAVYTLAAQQQFNIGYKYSINKDWVIDPLVKVSMVKNVPAFYEVAIPVIYKNTIWVAPIYKKTSMAFGLGGKPYDNFIAQYSYEFSSSGIMGQSGGTHEITIGWRMHAKKKSEVPAPDKKKPYFDWILK
- a CDS encoding amidohydrolase family protein, giving the protein MNYKLQVTGCKFFHAVLLFTFSFLIFNSGFSQNPIPAPAQTKSILLMNGIAHIGNGKVIENSAIGFKDGKIILIADATTIRLQSGAYDTTINIQGKHVYPGIIAANSTLGLAEIGAVRATLDYSETGNYNPHVRSVTSYNSDSKIPPTARPNGILIAQITPRGGVVSGTSSILELDGWNWEDMAMKTDDGIHLNWPKMFKRDWEKSEDANEIAPLKKSDDYDKQKNEMKKFFTDAKAYSEIIPSEKNLRLEAMKGVFSEAKTLFIHVSYVKEIEDAVHFAKENGVKKMVIVGGEDSWLVTDLLKENNVAVMLNRVHDLPNRTDDDIDLPYKTPSLLQKAGVLFCLQNAGDMEQIQTRNIPFLAGTAAAYGLTKEEALASVTLNTAKILGIDSKVGSLEEGKDATLFISTGDALDMKSNNVELAFIRGKKLNLSNEQNALYEKYKMKYVIK